One Bartonella kosoyi DNA segment encodes these proteins:
- a CDS encoding ribose-phosphate pyrophosphokinase gives MKLFCGNSNPRLAEDVTNYLNIPLGKATVKRFADQEIFVELHENVRGQDVFVLQSTSYPANDHLMELLIMIDALRRSSARRITAVIPYFGYARQDRKPGPRTPISAKLVANLITEAGAHRVLTLDLHAGQIQGFFDIPTDNLYAVPVISRDVKMHYSLENVIVVSPDVGGVVRARSLAKRLNSLLAIVDKRRERPGESEVMNIIGDVSGKDCLLLDDIVDSGGTLCNAASALLQHGANSVTAYITHGVLSGSAIERITHSEMKELVITDSIMPTGAIEKAHNIRVLPIADLIGEAIARTAAEQSVSSLFG, from the coding sequence ATGAAACTTTTCTGCGGAAATTCTAATCCACGTCTCGCTGAAGATGTTACAAATTATTTGAACATCCCCTTAGGTAAAGCAACTGTAAAGCGCTTTGCTGATCAAGAAATTTTCGTAGAATTGCATGAAAATGTACGAGGCCAAGATGTGTTTGTTTTGCAATCTACATCTTATCCTGCAAATGATCATTTAATGGAATTGCTCATCATGATTGATGCTCTTCGTCGTTCTTCTGCGCGTCGTATTACAGCGGTGATACCCTATTTTGGCTACGCCCGCCAAGATAGAAAGCCTGGACCACGGACTCCTATTTCTGCAAAACTTGTTGCCAACCTGATTACTGAAGCAGGCGCCCATCGCGTTTTAACATTGGACCTTCATGCAGGACAAATTCAAGGTTTTTTTGATATTCCTACGGATAATCTCTATGCTGTTCCTGTCATTTCTCGCGATGTCAAAATGCATTATTCTCTTGAAAATGTTATTGTTGTTTCACCTGATGTGGGTGGTGTGGTCCGCGCTCGCTCACTCGCCAAACGCTTGAACAGTTTGCTTGCTATTGTCGATAAACGTCGTGAACGCCCTGGTGAATCAGAAGTTATGAATATTATTGGAGATGTATCGGGGAAAGATTGTCTTCTGCTGGATGATATTGTTGATTCTGGTGGGACTTTATGCAATGCAGCAAGTGCTCTGCTTCAACACGGTGCCAACAGTGTCACGGCTTATATCACGCATGGTGTTCTTTCTGGGAGTGCTATTGAGCGCATTACCCATTCAGAAATGAAAGAATTGGTTATTACAGATTCAATTATGCCAACAGGAGCCATTGAGAAAGCTCATAATATTCGCGTTTTGCCCATCGCCGACCTCATTGGAGAAGCAATCGCTAGAACAGCAGCAGAACAATCTGTTTCCAGCTTATTTGGTTAA
- a CDS encoding helicase HerA domain-containing protein, whose translation MKVEIALGEMSESRALHKTMPALLDLEELLATRLLVQGNSGSGKSHLLRRLLEQSAKWVQHCVIDPEGDFITLADKFGHVIVEAQRSELELTRIAHRIRQHRVSVVFNLEGLDTEQQMRAVGAFLGALFDVERDYWYPMLIVVDEAQLFAPTAAGEVSDEARKISLSAMTNLMCRGRKRGLAGVIATQRLAKLAKNVAAEASNFLIGRTFLDIDMMRAADLLGMERRQAEMFRDLERGHFIALGPALSRRPLPIIIGSVETLARSSSPKLMPLPTENIDAKELVFTASPEEILTPFKQIRESMREKSMHEMLEEVVHKKQEDLEENLSLFPELSGVERECQAEQIIREILEDPEAFYRSTAVLYQDFSVRCRIHGMSKVPFNLSQFRRKLAISQAFVDEQTAVSEHWKYILQISESLEDDVQGVFLNVAQSALGGKPCPSDAFLARLYGTHSLSRARRLLTYFEERGLIVIHTHFSGQRIVAFPDLGVETAPGDPKEPL comes from the coding sequence ATGAAGGTTGAGATTGCCTTGGGTGAGATGTCAGAGAGTCGTGCTTTGCATAAAACGATGCCAGCACTTCTTGATTTGGAAGAATTATTGGCGACACGTCTTCTTGTACAAGGGAATTCCGGTTCAGGGAAATCACATCTTTTACGCCGTCTTTTAGAACAAAGTGCTAAGTGGGTGCAACACTGTGTGATTGACCCAGAGGGGGATTTTATAACTTTGGCCGATAAATTTGGTCATGTTATTGTAGAGGCTCAACGGAGTGAATTAGAATTGACGCGTATTGCCCATCGCATTCGGCAACATCGGGTTTCGGTAGTCTTTAATCTTGAAGGGTTGGATACCGAACAACAGATGCGTGCTGTGGGGGCTTTCCTTGGAGCATTGTTTGATGTGGAGCGTGATTATTGGTATCCTATGCTTATCGTTGTCGATGAAGCACAATTGTTTGCGCCAACTGCGGCAGGAGAAGTTTCCGATGAAGCGCGTAAAATTTCTCTGAGCGCTATGACCAATCTTATGTGTCGAGGACGTAAACGTGGTCTTGCCGGTGTTATTGCAACACAACGTTTAGCTAAGCTTGCCAAAAATGTTGCTGCTGAAGCTTCAAATTTTTTAATAGGGCGGACTTTTTTAGATATTGATATGATGCGTGCGGCTGATCTTTTGGGGATGGAGCGCCGTCAAGCGGAAATGTTTAGAGATCTTGAGCGGGGACATTTTATCGCTTTAGGTCCTGCTTTATCACGACGTCCCTTACCGATTATCATTGGTTCGGTTGAAACTTTAGCACGCTCTTCTAGCCCTAAATTAATGCCACTTCCAACAGAGAACATAGATGCAAAAGAACTCGTTTTTACGGCTTCACCAGAGGAAATTTTAACGCCATTTAAACAAATACGAGAGTCTATGAGAGAAAAATCAATGCACGAGATGTTAGAGGAGGTGGTGCATAAAAAACAAGAGGACTTAGAAGAAAATCTAAGTTTATTTCCTGAACTTTCTGGTGTTGAGCGAGAGTGTCAAGCAGAACAAATTATTCGGGAAATTCTTGAGGATCCTGAGGCTTTTTATCGTTCAACAGCGGTGCTTTATCAAGATTTTTCGGTTCGTTGCCGTATCCATGGTATGTCTAAGGTTCCTTTTAATCTTTCACAATTTCGGCGTAAATTGGCGATTTCTCAAGCTTTTGTCGATGAACAAACAGCTGTCAGTGAACATTGGAAATATATTTTGCAAATATCAGAAAGTTTGGAAGATGATGTCCAAGGGGTCTTCTTGAATGTGGCACAGTCCGCATTGGGTGGAAAGCCATGCCCATCTGATGCATTTTTAGCCCGTCTTTATGGGACACACTCTTTAAGTCGTGCACGTCGGCTCTTAACCTACTTTGAAGAGCGCGGACTCATTGTTATTCATACGCATTTTAGTGGTCAACGCATCGTTGCATTTCCTGACCTTGGTGTCGAAACGGCACCAGGAGATCCCAAAGAACCACTTTAA
- a CDS encoding class I SAM-dependent methyltransferase: MASLKEKIKEIIASHGPITVSEYMTLALTDPQFGYYQTQTPFGPTGDFITAPEISQLFGEMIGIWLLANWNAHGCPHPFILAEIGPGRGTLMDDILRTIQKLSKTAFNAAEIFLIEISKKLAKEQKKRLCSYQKKIHSIENFNQIPSKPLFLIGNEFLDTLPINQYIKVNGEWKERCITINQDGDFIFIAAPHKLPSSCLQTYCSKVPDGTIFEHAPLRHQFMQQISNHLVQVTGSALLIDYGARDLAFGDTLQALSKHRFRDVFDAPGEHDLTSHVAFSFLKNIALEQGCFAEIFEQGEFLFKMGLMERAKQLGVGKSVSLQDKIRQDIERLAGPDQMGKLFKVLHLSDKNISIPPQF; the protein is encoded by the coding sequence ATGGCATCCCTCAAAGAAAAAATTAAAGAAATCATCGCATCTCATGGCCCCATTACTGTCAGTGAATATATGACATTGGCGCTCACAGATCCTCAATTTGGCTATTATCAAACACAAACACCTTTTGGACCCACTGGTGATTTCATAACTGCCCCTGAAATAAGCCAATTATTTGGAGAAATGATTGGCATTTGGCTTCTTGCAAATTGGAATGCCCATGGTTGCCCTCACCCTTTTATTCTCGCTGAAATAGGACCAGGACGTGGAACTTTGATGGATGACATTTTGCGAACCATTCAAAAGCTTTCTAAAACAGCATTTAATGCTGCTGAGATTTTTCTGATCGAAATAAGTAAAAAGCTCGCAAAAGAACAAAAAAAGCGTCTTTGCTCTTATCAAAAAAAAATCCATAGCATTGAAAATTTTAATCAAATTCCTTCAAAACCTCTCTTCCTCATTGGTAATGAATTCCTCGATACACTCCCCATCAACCAATATATTAAAGTCAATGGAGAATGGAAAGAACGCTGTATTACAATCAATCAAGATGGAGATTTCATCTTTATTGCTGCCCCGCATAAGCTTCCCTCTTCTTGTCTACAAACCTATTGTTCTAAAGTCCCTGACGGAACAATTTTTGAACATGCCCCCTTACGCCATCAATTTATGCAACAAATCAGCAACCATTTAGTACAAGTCACAGGCTCTGCTTTGCTTATCGATTATGGGGCTCGTGATCTTGCCTTTGGTGATACTTTGCAAGCACTCTCAAAACATAGATTTCGGGATGTTTTTGATGCCCCTGGTGAACATGATTTAACATCCCATGTTGCTTTTTCTTTTTTAAAAAATATAGCTCTTGAACAGGGCTGTTTTGCTGAAATCTTCGAGCAAGGAGAATTTCTTTTTAAAATGGGGCTCATGGAGCGTGCAAAACAACTTGGAGTGGGCAAAAGCGTTTCCTTGCAAGATAAAATCCGCCAAGATATCGAACGGCTCGCTGGTCCAGATCAAATGGGTAAACTATTTAAAGTTTTACATCTCAGTGATAAAAATATATCTATACCTCCCCAATTTTGA
- the pgeF gene encoding peptidoglycan editing factor PgeF, with product MKPIPHPILAKNLSTLYSHGIKHGFFTRQAGVSKNFHSFNVGKRSNDQPEHIVQNRLFIADYFGVESQSLVTVNQIHSSDVIVAHQVIIGVQPPKADALVTTTPGLVIGVLTADCGPILFADPQAGVIAATHAGWRGSLNGIIEKTIAVMEKQGAKRQSITAALGPCIGPHHYEVTSEFYDQFIECHSKFQKYFLKTEKVNHFHFNLWAFIINQLKEAGVNASCVELCTYQNEQIFFSYRRARHRNEPDDGRQISAIMLK from the coding sequence ATGAAGCCTATCCCTCATCCCATCCTTGCAAAAAATCTCTCTACTTTATACTCCCATGGGATAAAACATGGATTTTTTACACGTCAAGCTGGTGTTTCAAAAAACTTTCATAGCTTTAATGTAGGAAAAAGATCAAACGACCAACCTGAACATATTGTACAAAATCGTCTTTTTATTGCTGATTATTTTGGTGTTGAATCGCAAAGTTTAGTCACGGTTAATCAAATACATTCTTCTGATGTCATCGTCGCTCATCAAGTAATTATCGGTGTACAACCTCCTAAAGCTGATGCTCTTGTCACGACTACACCAGGTCTCGTTATTGGAGTTCTTACAGCAGATTGTGGCCCAATACTGTTTGCTGATCCACAAGCTGGGGTCATTGCCGCAACACATGCTGGCTGGCGCGGAAGCCTAAATGGAATTATTGAGAAAACAATTGCAGTTATGGAAAAACAGGGAGCCAAAAGACAATCAATAACAGCAGCTCTTGGACCTTGTATTGGCCCACACCACTACGAAGTAACAAGTGAATTCTACGACCAATTTATTGAGTGTCACAGTAAATTTCAAAAATATTTTTTAAAAACAGAAAAAGTCAATCACTTTCATTTTAATCTATGGGCATTTATTATCAATCAACTCAAAGAAGCAGGCGTTAATGCTTCTTGCGTAGAGCTTTGTACCTATCAAAATGAACAGATTTTTTTTTCTTATCGACGTGCAAGACACCGCAATGAACCTGATGATGGGCGGCAAATTTCTGCTATTATGTTGAAATAA
- the lgt gene encoding prolipoprotein diacylglyceryl transferase: protein MNNLICPAIAFPSFLDPVIIQLGPITLHWYGLGYVVGILFAWWYAQKLLTKPSLWRKNHPPMDKEKIGDFVVWSAISVVVGGRLGQVLVWDPLYYFSHPSAIIAVWDGGMSFHGGLIGIIIAMILFARKNNINIRAMFDIIAAGAPIGIGIVRICNFINQELWGNVTTQPWAVCFPLDPYYLPRHPSQLYEAFMEGFLLFILLFIVIFAFKAFKRRGTVSGIFIIGYAIARSISEVYRAPQEDPEWFSTLFHSTGFTYGMALSLPMLLLGFYLLLQAFKDKSTENGIPQRKN from the coding sequence ATGAACAATCTTATCTGTCCAGCCATTGCTTTTCCGTCTTTTCTTGATCCTGTCATTATCCAGCTAGGACCCATAACACTTCATTGGTATGGGCTTGGTTACGTCGTGGGGATTCTTTTTGCTTGGTGGTATGCGCAAAAATTATTAACAAAACCATCTCTATGGCGTAAAAACCACCCTCCTATGGATAAAGAAAAGATTGGAGATTTTGTTGTCTGGTCTGCCATAAGTGTTGTTGTTGGAGGGCGTTTAGGACAAGTCCTTGTATGGGATCCTCTTTATTACTTTAGCCATCCAAGTGCTATCATTGCTGTATGGGATGGGGGAATGTCTTTTCACGGTGGTCTTATTGGCATTATCATTGCAATGATTTTATTCGCCCGTAAAAATAACATCAATATACGAGCGATGTTTGATATCATTGCTGCCGGTGCTCCTATCGGTATTGGCATTGTACGAATCTGCAATTTCATCAATCAAGAATTATGGGGTAACGTTACCACGCAACCTTGGGCAGTTTGTTTTCCCCTAGATCCTTACTATTTACCGCGGCATCCAAGCCAACTTTACGAAGCATTTATGGAAGGATTTCTTCTCTTCATTCTTCTCTTCATTGTTATTTTTGCCTTCAAAGCATTCAAACGCCGTGGGACTGTGTCAGGAATATTTATTATAGGCTATGCAATAGCACGCAGTATCTCAGAAGTTTACCGTGCTCCTCAAGAAGATCCAGAATGGTTCTCGACCCTTTTCCATTCTACAGGCTTTACCTATGGCATGGCTTTATCTCTTCCCATGCTTCTTTTAGGATTTTATCTCCTCCTTCAAGCATTTAAAGACAAATCTACAGAAAATGGCATCCCTCAAAGAAAAAATTAA